A DNA window from Sphaeramia orbicularis chromosome 22, fSphaOr1.1, whole genome shotgun sequence contains the following coding sequences:
- the htr1d gene encoding 5-hydroxytryptamine receptor 1D: MELDNSSLDYFISNTSEIPDTVTDQPWSEATLLGFQISLSALLAVVTLATVLSNAFVIATIFLTRKLHTPANFLIGSLAVTDLLVSILVMPISIVYTVSKTWSLGQIVCDIWLSSDITFCTASILHLCVIALDRYWAITDALEYSKRRTMRRAGIMVGVVWVISISISMPPLFWRQAKAHEELTECMVNTDQISYTLYSTFGAFYVPTVLLIILYGRIYVAARSRIFKTPSSSGKRFTTAQLIQTSAGSSLCSLNSASNQEAHLHSGTGTGGGGGGGGSPLFLNSVKVKLADSVLERKRLCAARERKATKTLGIILGAFIICWLPFFVGTLVMAICKDCWFDPVLFDIFTWLGYLNSLINPVIYTAFNDEFKQAFQKLMKLRRCS, encoded by the coding sequence ATGGAACTGGATAACAGTTCACTGGACTACTTTATCAGCAACACATCCGAGATCCCCGATACCGTAACCGATCAACCCTGGAGCGAGGCCACGCTCCTGGGCTTCCAGATCTCCTTATCTGCATTGCTAGCTGTTGTCACCCTTGCTACAGTCCTGTCAAATGCCTTCGTCATTGCTACCATCTTCCTGACGAGAAAACTCCACACGCCTGCCAACTTCCTGATCGGCTCGCTTGCCGTCACAGACCTCCTGGTGTCGATTCTAGTCATGCCCATTAGCATCGTCTACACCGTAAGCAAGACCTGGTCGCTGGGGCAGATTGTTTGTGACATCTGGCTGTCGTCTGATATAACTTTCTGCACGGCGTCCATCCTGCATTTGTGTGTGATTGCATTAGACCGCTACTGGGCTATCACAGACGCGCTGGAGTACTCAAAACGTCGCACCATGCGCCGGGCGGGGATCATGGTTGGGGTTGTGTGGGTAATCTCTATATCGATTTCCATGCCTCCACTGTTCTGGCGGCAGGCCAAAGCCCACGAGGAGCTGACGGAGTGTATGGTGAATACAGATCAGATCTCTTATACTTTATACTCCACTTTTGGCGCCTTCTACGTTCCCACAGTGCTTCTCATCATCCTCTATGGAAGGATCTACGTCGCCGCTCGTTCTCGAATCTTTAAGACACCATCGTCCTCTGGGAAACGTTTCACAACAGCACAGCTCATCCAGACCTCGGCAGGCTCTTCTCTCTGTTCTCTTAATTCTGCCTCCAACCAGGAAGCACACCTACACTCTGGCACGGGGAcgggaggaggcggaggagggggAGGATCACCTCTGTTCCTGAACAGTGTGAAAGTGAAGCTGGCAGACAGTGTTCTGGAGAGGAAACGTCTGTGTGCTGCTCGGGAACGGAAAGCAACCAAGACGTTGGGTATCATCCTGGGCGCATTCATCATCTGCTGGCTCCCATTCTTTGTCGGCACGCTGGTTATGGCCATATGTAAAGACTGCTGGTTTGATCCGGTGCTTTTTGACATCTTTACTTGGCTGGGATACTTGAACTCGCTCATCAATCCTGTCATCTACACGGCATTCAATGATGAGTTCAAGCAGGCGTTCCAGAAACTTATGAAACTCAGAAGATGCTCCTGA